The Candida dubliniensis CD36 chromosome 5, complete sequence genome has a window encoding:
- a CDS encoding beta-glucan synthase, putative (Similar to S. cerevisiae KRE6), with translation MSDSSNLSGLISSSSTSNDITPVVNEESESTISGLQQQQNFKIKSHSRYFSPQSNITTKKFNYLDNPFYYMDKDFDSNHHHHHQQENRDHEGFRNGHSHTNSTSSDGNNNINKKRKRIGKWNWRFKRIDLKKSFRFIIAIVSILVIFVLAIIFAIMSSFIINNPIRNGHKIEKLTNINYAQLKSIRTNLIDPDTPIEFYNLNKTNHQEGDWTLVFSDEFELDGRTFHEGDDQFFTAVELYYAATHDLEYYLPQMITTNNSNLEILFDKFNYSGLNYVSGMLQTWNKLCFNKHVKIEIKAKLPYEIKNGLWPAIWSLGNLARPGFLATTDGIWPYTYNECDFGILPNQSTLNEEMSYLPGQRLSKCVCTGEDHPNHGIGRGAPEIDIIEGLFQYDKFWGVQTLQVAPFDEWWRPDYDYVDIINDNITIIREDIGTVYQESISLGTLIDNEFPFQKFTMEYKSDSQNNINSYLKFSIDDITTSVINGSALHPNEFIGWREITKEPMSIILNMGLSYMWNPRVNIDELKLPAKFLIDYIRIYQPNNIIEMTCDPIDYPTDDYIQSHSIAYENPNLTSWFQAGFEFPKNSLSHQCKVPPPIVT, from the coding sequence ATGAGTGACTCAAGTAATTTATCAGGATtaatatcttcttcatccaCTTCTAATGATATCACTCCTGTGGTTAATGAAGAATcagaatcaacaattagtggattacaacaacaacaaaatttcAAGATAAAATCACATTCACGATATTTTTCTCCTCAACTGAATATAACTACaaagaaattcaattatttagATAATCCCTTTTATTATATGGATAaagattttgattcaaatcatcatcatcatcaccagcAAGAAAATCGGGACCATGAAGGTTTCAGAAATGGTCATAGTCATACTAATAGCACCAGTAGTGAtggcaataataatattaataagAAACGGAAACGTATTGGGAAATGGAATTGGAGATTTAAAcgtattgatttgaaaaaaagtttccgatttattattgctaTAGTATCAATATTAgtaatatttgttttagCAATAATTTTTGCAATTATGAGTAGttttataattaataatccTATTAGAAATGGtcataaaattgaaaaattgacaaatataaattatgcacaattgaaatcaattagaactaatttaattgatccCGATACTCCTATAGAATTTTATAATCTAAACAAAACTAATCACCAAGAAGGAGATTGGACCTTGGTATTTtctgatgaatttgaactTGATGGTAGAACATTTCATGAAGGTGatgatcaatttttcactGCTGTTGAACTTTATTATGCTGCTACTCATGATTTAGAATATTATTTACCACAAATGATAACTACcaataatagtaatttagaaattttatttgataaatttaattattcaGGATTAAATTATGTTTCAGGAATGTTACAAACTTGGAATAAATTATGTTTTAATAAACAtgttaaaattgaaattaaagcTAAATTACCttatgaaattaaaaatggaTTATGGCCAGCAATTTGGTCTTTAGGAAATTTAGCTCGACCAGGTTTTTTAGCTACAACCGATGGAATTTGGCCTTATACTTATAATGAATGTGATTTTGGAATATTACCTAATCAATCAACTttaaatgaagaaatgTCTTATTTACCAGGTCAAAGATTAAGTAAATGTGTTTGTACAGGTGAAGATCATCCTAATCATGGAATTGGTCGTGGAGCTCCagaaattgatataattgaaggattatttcaatatgataaattttGGGGGGTACAAACATTACAAGTGGCCCCCTTTGATGAATGGTGGAGACcagattatgattatgtcgatattattaatgataatatcaCTATAATAAGAGAAGATATTGGTACTGTTTATCaagaatcaatttctttaggGACtcttattgataatgaattcccatttcaaaaattcaCCATGGAATATAAAAGTGATAgtcaaaataatattaatagtTATCTAAAGTTTtctattgatgatattacAACATCGGTTATAAATGGATCAGCATTACATCctaatgaatttattggatGGAGAGAAATCACTAAAGAACCAAtgtcaataattttaaatatgGGGTTATCTTATATGTGGAATCCAAGAgttaatattgatgaattgaaattaccAGCAAAATtcttaattgattatataagaatttatcaaccaaataatataattgaaatgaCTTGTGATCCAATAGATTATCCTACAGATGATTATATTCAATCTCATTCAATTGCGTATGAAAATCCAAATTTAACTTCATGGTTTCAAGCTGGATTTGAATTCCCtaaaaattctttatcTCATCAATGTAAAGTTCCTCCTCCCATTGTTACCTAA
- a CDS encoding uncharacterized protein Sgm1 homologue, putative (Similar to S. cerevisiae SGM1;~In S. cerevisiae: required for wild-type growth rate on galactose and mannose; localizes to COPI coated vesicles and the Golgi apparatus), translating to MNGSSNNDNEVIVLTQDITYPPVTPSKQQPLSNNNSPTPSFKSPKRNNTLSPLRKKQQQQQQPKPAALSSSSSSSSSREHISRSNTSSNSALSQSHQVSEEEFKSLQRSFADSLLNFNNLENENQRLQHDLTIKTTQLENQLERIHYLEQSIKEAEMDNLHNQDILNKQVEMYKEMIDKLQTKIVELNDELERKPPLETIDASLFKKYEKLVRDYKILDSQFEVERNSKLVLIDQIEFLSRKNEDLIKQIGAPIEESDNESDANVDYLADLTDNVTHTMNELTDDEHEQEQKASVISPGLNIYHGIAYQSSPIKSYDDSNSSVKVSPNFQFPPPPPPPPTSHLPCLSEQQQRQQQQQSSTFPPSPEPECKDKKRSSLPTHLKQKHTGEEDDDEGIDFVLSPFKLTPSQALYANDDSSVFPDDNGNAGVIKRYSATKPTHSRYNSHDLVPIKVEFEKLESGIRSTSVPEKSLKESSTCETIDENTGNGNIKMSKYRNGTLFALNGYTHNNNNNDDDDEGDNDYDDRPTNISKNFSEMDISSKRSSYLNSDEKTKQEIMKLKFELRSLKLHNEKLLSFIGFELQKQRNNLKKLSRKQSARLLAGSKNIEYSDAKLIEKSRDLLINKKRVLRSVSINTGFKDRFPIKNIGIIAPNSEPAYVNHYDEDDFIDDSHDFLDMNSLSHNDKMIKKFASQVFSNTKALYEYDSDSDFENTSHWVLEEGEEGNEHDDEDNLTPNTSGSSSEEEQIGVFRQIKHMVIGGEAVNKSKKKRSKKDDQHLVDDGLKFKFLTIALGIVIIGLKLTPHNNQNITR from the coding sequence ATGAATGGTAgttcaaataatgataacGAAGTTATAGTTCTAACGCAAGATATCACCTATCCACCAGTTACACCAAGTAAGCAACAACCGTtgtcaaataataattcaccTACACCTAGTTTCAAGTCCCCTAAAAGGAACAATACGCTTTCTCCATTACGGAAaaaacaacagcagcaacaacagccGAAACCAGCAGCATTGtcgtcgtcatcatcatcatcatcgtctAGAGAGCACATATCAAGAAGTAATACATCTTCAAATTCTGCACTATCTCAAAGCCATCAGGTttctgaagaagaattcaAATCACTACAAAGAAGTTTTGCTGATTCattgttgaatttcaataatcttGAGAATGAAAATCAAAGATTACAACATGACTTGACTATTAAGACTACTCAATTAGAAAATCAACTTGAAAGAATTCATTATCTAGAGCAAAGCATTAAAGAAGCCGAGATGGACAATCTACATAATCAGGATATTCTTAATAAACAAGTTGAGATGTATAAAGAGatgattgataaattgcaaacaaaaatagttgaattgaatgatgAGTTGGAGAGAAAACCACCCCTTGAAACCATTGATGCTCTGttgtttaaaaaatatgaaaaattggttcGCGATTATAAAATACTTGATAGTCAGTTTGAAGTGGAAAGAAACTCGAAATTGGTGTTGattgatcaaattgaatttcttCTGCGTAAAAATGAAGACTtgattaaacaaattggaGCTCCCATTGAAGAAAGTGATAATGAAAGTGATGCAAatgttgattatttagCCGATCTTACTGATAATGTGACTCATACAATGAATGAGTTGACCGATGATGAAcatgaacaagaacaaaaagCTTCAGTTATTTCCCCTGGGctaaatatttatcatgGAATTGCTTATCAATCTTCACCAATTAAACTGTATGATGATTCCAATTCTTCTGTTAAAGTATCACCCAACTTCCAGTTTccccctcctcctcctcctcctcctaCCTCACACTTACCATGTCTATCAGAACAACAGcaacgacaacaacaacaacaaagcTCAACATTCCCACCTTCACCCGAGCCAGAATGCAAAGACAAAAAGAGACTGTCACTACCTACtcatttgaaacaaaaacataCAGGcgaagaagatgatgatgaaggtATTGATTTTGTGTTATCACCATTCAAGCTAACTCCTTCTCAGGCACTATATGCAAATGATGATCTGAGTGTTTTCCCTGATGACAACGGAAATGCAGGTGTTATCAAAAGGTATTCGGCAACCAAACCAACCCATTCAAGATACAACAGTCATGATCTTGTGCCCATCaaagttgaatttgaaaaattggaatcCGGTATAAGAAGCACTTCGGTTCCAGAAAAATCTTTGAAAGAACTGCTGACATGTGAAAccattgatgaaaataCTGGCAATGGTAACATTAAAATGTCAAAGTATAGAAATGGTACATTATTTGCTTTGAATGGATATAcacataataataataataatgatgatgatgatgaaggtgataatgattatgatgacAGACCAACAAATATATCCAAAAACTTTTCTGAAATGGATATTTCATCGAAAAGATCAAGCTATTTAAACAGTGACGAAAAGACTAAACAAGagataatgaaattaaaatttgaattgagATCATTAAAATTACATAATgagaaattattatcatttattggatttgaattacagaaacaaagaaataatCTTAAGAAATTGTCAAGAAAACAATCAGCAAGATTATTGGCTGGTTCTAAAAACATTGAATATTCCGATGCCAAATTAATTGAGAAATCCCgagatttattaattaataagaAACGGGTATTACGTTCAGTATCGATTAATACTGGATTTAAAGATAGGTTCCCAATTAAGAATATTGGAATTATTGCTCCTAATAGTGAGCCGGCATATGTTAATCattatgatgaagatgattttattgatgatagTCATGATTTCCTTGATATGAATTCGCTTTCACATAACGATAAAatgattaaaaaatttgcaTCACAAGTGTTCAGCAACACTAAAGCCTTGTATGAATATGATCTGGATagtgattttgaaaatactTCACATTGGGTTCTTGAAGAAGGCGAAGAGGGAAATGAgcatgatgatgaagataatttGACTCCAAACACTAGTGGCAGTAGTagtgaagaagaacaaattGGGGTTTTCCGTCAAATCAAACACATGGTTATTGGAGGTGAGGCCGTTAATAAAtccaagaaaaagagatcTAAAAAAGATGATCAACATTTAGTGGATGATGGATTAAAATTTAAGTTCTTGACTATTGCATTGGGTATAGTGATTATTGGATTGAAATTAACTCCTCATAATAACCAAAACATTACCAGATAA
- a CDS encoding class E vacuolar protein-sorting and endocytosis factor, putative (Similar to S. cerevisiae DID4;~In S. cerevisiae: required for sorting of integral membrane proteins into lumenal vesicles of multivesicular bodies, and for delivery of newly synthesized vacuolar enzymes to the vacuole, involved in endocytosis) → MSQLFEWAFGKKLTPQERLRKNQRALEKTQRELSREITKLQQQEKKLISDIKKSAKSGQISSAKIQAKDLIRTKSYVSKFTSMKTQLQAISLRIQSVRSNQQMAMSMRDATRVLGGMNRSMNLPQLSRIAQEFAKESDMMDQKQEFMDDAIDDAMAMDEDELGEEEQVDEILSKVLDEIGVDLNTILKDTPTGINAGGIEQADKARVAEAVGANGASFHDADEDDLQARLDSLKK, encoded by the coding sequence ATGTCacaattatttgaatgGGCATTTGGTAAAAAGTTGACACCACAAGAGCGACTTCGGAAAAACCAACGTGCTCTTGAAAAGACCCAACGAGAATTATCACGAGAAATAACTaaacttcaacaacaagaaaagaaattgatatcAGATATTAAGAAATCAGCTAAACTGGGACAAATATCAAGTGCCAAAATTCAAGCTAAAGATTTAATTAGAACAAAATCATATGTGTCAAAATTCACTTCAATGAAAACTCAATTACAAGCCATTTCATTACGGATTCAAAGTGTTCGATCTAATCAACAAATGGCCATGTCGATGAGAGATGCGACTAGAGTATTAGGAGGAATGAATCGATCAATGAATTTGCCTCAGTTATCGAGAATAGCTCAAGAGTTTGCTAAAGAAAGTGATATGATGGATCAGAAGCAAGAATTTATGGATGATGCTATTGATGATGCCATGGCCATggatgaagatgaattgGGTGAGGAAGAACAAGTTGATGAGATATTAAGTAAAGTATTGGACGAAATTGGGGTTGATCTAAATACTATTTTGAAAGATACTCCAACTGGTATAAATGCTGGAGGCATTGAACAAGCTGATAAGGCAAGAGTAGCTGAAGCTGTGGGTGCAAATGGTGCCAGCTTTCATGATGCTGATGAAGACGATTTACAAGCACGATTAGAtagtttgaaaaaataa
- a CDS encoding adenosine-5' phosphosulphate kinase, putative (Similar to S. cerevisiae MET14;~In S. cerevisiae: required for sulphate assimilation and involved in methionine metabolism): MASNITWHPNLTHQERAELRKQKGVTVWLTGLSASGKSTIACALEQSILARGLNSYRLDGDNIRFGLNKDLGFSEADRNENIRRISEVAKLFSDSCCITVTSFISPYRADRRLARELHEKDNLPFVEVYVDVPLEVAEQRDPKGLYKKAREGIIKEFTGISAPYEAPEKAEIHVKNHSGLSVEQAAEQIIDYLLEKGYIN, translated from the coding sequence ATGGCATCTAATATCACTTGGCATCCAAACTTGACTCATCAAGAACGTGCTGAAttaagaaaacaaaaaggtGTTACTGTATGGTTGACTGGTTTATCAGCCAGCGGTAAATCAACTATTGCTTGTGCATTAgaacaatcaattttagCTAGAGGATTGAATTCATATAGATTAGACGGTGATAATATTAGATTTGGATTGAATAAAGATTTAGGCTTTAGTGAAGCTGatagaaatgaaaatattagaAGAATTTCTGAAGTTGCCAAATTATTCAGTGATTCATGTTGTATCACTGTTACTTCATTTATCAGTCCTTATAGAGCTGATAGAAGATTAGCTAGGGAGTTGCATGAAAAAGACAATTTACCATTTGTTGAAGTATACGTTGATGTTCCATTGGAAGTTGCTGAACAAAGGGATCCAAAGGGATTATATAAAAAGGCAAGAGAAGGTATCATTAAAGAATTCACTGGTATTAGTGCTCCATATGAAGCTCCAGAAAAGGCAGAGATACACGTTAAGAATCATTCAGGGCTTTCTGTTGAACAAGCTGCTGAACAAATTATAGATTATCTTTTAGAAAAAGGTTACATAAATTAA
- a CDS encoding iron transport multicopper oxidase precursor, putative (Similar to S. cerevisiae FET5;~In S. cerevisiae: ferro-O2-oxidoreductase required for high-affinity iron uptake and involved in mediating resistance to copper ion toxicity, belongs to class of integral membrane multicopper oxidases): protein MLFNQFILWLISIPLILASGTIHRFDWNVSYVMANPDGIHPRRMIGINNQWPNPTIRIKKNDRVIINLTNELPDKNVSLHFHGLFQRGYNDQDGPAFVTQCPIAPGVTFIYDFNVTDQYGTYWYHSHMGSQYGDGLRGLFIIEYDNDDEYNKEFPYEYDEDVTLTVGDHYHLESPEIVKNFKTRFNPTGAEPIPQNGLFNETKNVTWKVNPDTTYLLRIVNVGLFPSHYVYIEDHTFTIVEVDGVVVEPYETDSLYIAVAQRYVVLMKTKKTTNKNFRFINVLDQDMLDFLPSDLQIVSTNWIVYDKSLDLPPALPFNEFHKTIKALKGFDDFDLRPLRKVNLLDEPDYTIQVNLTMEVLGDGVTYAMFNGKTFRPPKVPSLYTVLSTSGGDTNLTTNELIYGSNTNSFVLQGDEVVEIVLNNMDPGKHPFHMHGHNFQVISRFDTDDEDNQLVFDPKNETYTNYPEFPMVRDTVEVGPNGFIVLRFKANNPGVWFFHCHVDWHLEQGLALLLVEDPIELLSSNTTISSNHIDACKAVGMPIKGNAAGNNIDLLDLQGENIQPEPLPAGFTNKGYFAIACCTLIAIYGLWSIYNYGMEDVSKDNAEDVIEKLYKILNDYD from the coding sequence atgttattcaatcaatttatacTATGGTTAATTTCAATACCCTTAATATTAGCTTCAGGAACAATTCATCGATTTGATTGGAATGTGAGTTATGTAATGGCCAATCCTGATGGCATTCATCCTCGAAGAATGATTGGGATCAATAATCAATGGCCAAATCCAACTATTCGtatcaagaaaaatgatcgagtaattattaatttaactAATGAATTACCTGATAAAAATGTATCATTACATTTCCATGGATTATTTCAACGTGGATATAATGATCAAGATGGACCAGCATTTGTGACCCAATGTCCTATTGCCCCTGGAGTAACATTCATTTATGATTTTAATGTTACTGATCAATATGGTACTTATTGGTATCATTCTCATATGGGATCACAATATGGTGATGGATTAAGAggattgtttattattgaatatgataatgatgatgaatataataaagaatttCCTTATGAATACGATGAAGATGTGACTTTAACTGTGGGGGACCATTACCATTTAGAATCTCCagaaattgttaaaaattTCAAGACAAGATTTAATCCAACTGGAGCTGAACCTATACCACAAAATGgattatttaatgaaacGAAAAATGTCACTTGGAAAGTGAATCCTGATACTACTTATTTATTACGAATAGTGAATGTGGGGTTATTCCCATCGCATTATGTTTATATTGAAGATCATACATTCACCATTGTTGAAGTCGATGGTGTGGTGGTGGAACCATATGAAACAGATTCATTATATATTGCTGTGGCACAAAGATATGTTGtattaatgaaaacaaagaaaactactaataaaaatttccGATTTATTAATGTATTAGATCAAGATATGTTAGATTTTTTACCACTGGATTTACAAATTGTTTCGACTAATTGGATAGTTTATGATAAATCATTGGATTTACCTCCGGCATTACCTTTTAACGAGTTTcacaaaacaattaaagCACTCAAAGggtttgatgattttgatttacgACCATTACGTAAAGTCAATCTATTAGATGAACCAGATTATACTATACAGGTGAATCTAACTATGGAAGTTTTAGGTGATGGTGTCACTTATGCAATGTTTAATGGTAAAACATTTAGACCACCTAAAGTCCCGTCATTGTACACGGTTTTATCTACTAGTGGTGGTGACACGAATTTAACCacaaatgaattgatttatgGTTCTAATACAAATTCATTTGTATTACAAGGAGAtgaagttgttgaaatAGTTTTAAACAATATGGATCCAGGGAAACATCCATTCCATATGCACGGACACAATTTCCAAGTTATTTCTCGATTTGAtactgatgatgaagataatcAATTAGTATTTGATcctaaaaatgaaacataCACAAATTATCCCGAATTCCCCATGGTTAGAGATACTGTTGAAGTAGGACCTAATGGGTTTATTGTTCTTCGATTTAAGGCCAACAATCCAGGGGTGTGGTTTTTCCATTGTCATGTTGATTGGCATTTAGAACAAGGTTTagcattattattagttgaAGATCCAATAGAATTACTTTCTTCAAACACAACgatttcttcaaatcaTATTGATGCATGTAAAGCCGTTGGCATGCCAATTAAGGGCAATGCTGctggtaataatattgatttattagatttaCAAGGTGAAAACATTCAACCAGAGCCTTTACCAGCTGGATTCACTAATAAAGGTTATTTTGCAATTGCATGTTGTACATTAATTGCCATCTACGGATTATGgtcaatttataattatggTATGGAAGATGTTAGTAAAGATAATGCTGAAGATgtgattgaaaaattatataaaatattgaaCGATTATGATTAA
- a CDS encoding D-amino acid oxidase, putative (Similar to Candida boidinii DAO1;~spliced gene) yields MTKYVIVGAGVVGLYTGFSLLEKGVPAVEITVIAEYLPGDESINYTSPYAGGNFSCITGDDPQTLQYDKYTYLNLHKIQKAIGGKTQGLDRYPSTEYWDQKPSQTKIESLESYLDDYKVIDKTSSSSLPSGSEFGIKFLAWNFNCPKFLFNLQQFLESQGIIFIRKKLTHIVQAYFSESTKIVFNCTGIGARSIGGVEDKNVYPGRGQVVVIKAPHIMENVLSWGDREPTYIIKRPYSNDQLILGGYFQKDDWTAATLKEQTQDILQRTTSLFPKILKENPNGNRIEDLEILRVAAGLRPCRYGGARIEKEVVESGKILIHNYGASGYGYQAGYGMANKATDLALGRSKL; encoded by the exons ATGACTAAATACGTAATTGTTGG TGCTGGTGTGGTTGGATTATATACTGGGTTTAGTTTACTTGAAAAAGGTGTTCCCGCAGTTGAAATCACGGTGATTGCCGAATATTTACCTGGTGATGAATCGATCAATTATACTTCACCTTATGCTGGAGGGAATTTTTCGTGTATCACAGGTGATGATCCACAAACTTTACAATATGATAAATATacttatttaaatttacataaaattcaaaaagCCATTGGTGGTAAAACTCAAGGATTGGATAGATATCCTTCTACGGAATATTGGGATCAAAAGCCTTCTCAAACTAAAATCGAATCTTTGGAAAGTTATTTAGATGATTATAAAGTTATAGACAaaacttcttcatcttcattacCATCAGGATCGGAATTtggaatcaaatttttagcatggaatttcaattgtcctaaatttttattcaatttgcAACAATTTTTAGAATCTCAGGGAATCATATTTATTCGTAAGAAATTGACTCATATTGTTCAAGCTTATTTCAGTGAATCGACgaaaattgttttcaattgtaCTGGAATCGGTGCTAGATCAATTGGTGGTGTTGAAGATAAAAATGTTTATCCTGGTCGAGGACAAGTGGTAGTGATTAAAGCTCCTCACATAATGGAGAATGTTTTAAGTTGGGGTGATAGAGAACCAACTTATATTATCAAACGTCCTTATTCGAACGATCAATTGATCTTGGGTGGTTATTTCCAAAAAGATGATTGGACAGCAGCAACTTTAAAAGAACAAACTCAGGATATTTTACAAAGAACCACCAGTTTGTTTCCTAAGATTTTGAAAGAGAATCCTAATGGAAATAGAATTGAggatttggaaattttgAGAGTGGCTGCTGGATTAAGACCTTGTAGATATGGAGGTGctagaattgaaaaagaagtgGTGGAACTGGGTAAAATCTTGATTCATAATTATGGTGCCTCCGGGTATGGATATCAAGCTGGTTATGGTATGGCTAATAAGGCAACAGATTTGGCATTAGGCAGAAGTAAATTGTAA
- the SEC14 gene encoding phosphatidylinositol/phosphatidylcholine transfer protein, putative (In S. cerevisiae: phosphatidylinositol/phosphatidylcholine transfer protein involved in coordinate regulation of PtdIns and PtdCho metabolism, products of which are regulators in Golgi to plasma membrane transport; functionally homologous to mammalian PITPs) codes for MTTMTTEEILASYPQITAPTDQTGYTSNLTPEQKTSLEIFRQQLTELGYKDRLDDASLLRFLRARKFDIQKAIDMFVACEKWRNDFGVNTILQDFHYEEKPIVAKMYPTYYHKTDKDGRPVYFEELGKVDLVKMLKITTQERMLKNLVWEYEAMCQYRLPACSRKAGYLVETSCTVLDLSGISVTSAYNVIGYVREASKIGQDYYPERMGKFYLINAPFGFSTAFKLFKPFLDPVTVSKIHILGYSYKKELLKQIPPQNLPVKFGGMSDVSDDDLLLKDVGPWRDPEFIGPEGECPRSYNI; via the coding sequence ATGACGACAATGACTACTGAAGAAATATTGGCTTCTTATCCACAAATCACCGCCCCAACCGATCAAACAGGTTACACATCAAATTTAACTCCTGAACAAAAAACGTCTTTAGAAATCTTCAGACAACAATTGACGGAATTAGGTTATAAAGATAGATTAGATGATGCATCACTTTTAAGATTTCTTAGAGCTagaaaatttgatattcaAAAAGCTATTGATATGTTTGTAGCTTGTGAAAAATGGAGAAATGATTTTGGGGTTAATACCATTTTACAGGATTTCCATTATGAAGAAAAACCTATTGTTGCTAAAATGTACCCTACTTATTATCATAAAACTGATAAAGATGGACGTCCAGTTtattttgaagaattgggtaaagttgatttagtgaaaatgttgaaaatCACTACTCAAGAACGTATGCTTAAAAACTTGGTATGGGAATATGAAGCCATGTGTCAATACCGTTTACCTGCATGTTCAAGAAAAGCCGGTTATTTAGTGGAAACTTCATGTACAGTATTGGATTTACTGGGTATTAGTGTGACTTCAGCTTATAATGTCATTGGTTATGTTAGAGAAGCTTCTAAAATTGGTCAAGATTATTATCCAGAAAGAATGGGtaaattttatttgatcAATGCCCCATTTGGGTTCTCTACTgcatttaaattatttaaaccATTTTTGGATCCCGTGACTGTTTCGAAAATTCATATTTTGGGTTATAGttataaaaaagaattattaaaacaaattccACCTCAAAACTTGCCAGTTAAATTCGGTGGTATGTCGGATGtttctgatgatgatttattattaaaagatgTTGGTCCTTGGAGAGATCCAGAATTCATTGGTCCAGAAGGAGAATGTCCTAGATCTTATAACATTTAA
- a CDS encoding mitochondrial 37S ribosomal protein YmS16 (Similar to S. cerevisiae MRP17), which produces MYYELFAIARITDPLNTAKEATKIASTVGKLILNNRGIIRDITSLGAKPLPQIISKEQERHFQGYHFIIGFDSSPNVQTQLLRTLRRDPRILRSSIMKHDLTHNLNPGTTIEQALRATK; this is translated from the coding sequence ATGTATTACGAATTATTTGCTATAGCACGTATAACGGATCCATTGAATACGGCAAAGGAAGCCACCAAAATTGCATCCACAGTGGGGAAGttaatattgaataataGAGGTATTATAAGGGATATAACAAGTCTCGGAGCTAAACCATTACCACAAATTATATcaaaagaacaagaaagGCATTTTCAAGGATACCATTTTATAATTGGGTTTGATTCGTCACCAAATGTCCAAACACAATTGTTAAGAACTTTGCGAAGAGATCCTAGAATTTTAAGATCCAGTATTATGAAACATGATTTGACCCATAATTTGAATCCAGGTACTACTATCGAACAAGCTTTAAGAGCTACAAAGTGA